AGGAGAAATCGAGTTCGAGAATTGCCGAGTTGGAGGGGACCCCGGGAAAGTTGCTCGCGATGATGGGACCCTCGTAATGCCCCGTCACGATCGCCGCCGAGACGGGTTGGGTCAGCATCGCCCCGGCGCACAGGGCGCCGCCCAGCATTGCGTTGAGTCTGCTCTGCTTCTGCTTCGACATTCCGGGTCTCCCTTGTAGATGGATCTGGCAGCGCCAGATCGTCCTTGGCGTATGCAGTGAGTGACAGCAACTATCACGCCTAGCCCTGGAGGCGTCGACGGCTCCGCTCGCGACTCGGTCCCGCGACACTCCGGACCCTGTGGCGGGGCGTTGCATGCTGTCAAGAAATTCGACGCAACGTCGCTGCGCCTTCTTGGCGTCAGGCCCTTTGGTACCATTCGCCGCAGTGCGCGAAGGCCACGCCCGCCAACCAGAGGAGGAGCACAGCATGAAAGAGACACCGTTTCCCGAGAATCGACGCGAGTTCCTGACGCTGGCCGCCGCTGCCGCCGCCGGACTCGGTGCCACGCTGCCGGTGGCCAGTTCCGCGGTTCATGCCGCCGAGGCCTCTACCGAGCTGGCGGCGGATATCGCCCGCTGGTTCGAGAGTGTGCCGGGTAAGCATCACCAGGTGACGGACTGGCCAGAGCTCAACCACGGCATGGGGCTCATCTATACCCTCGCTTTTCTGATCAGCACCCCGGCAGGCCTCGGTGTATCGCCTGCCGACGTGGGGGCCGTGCTGGTGATCCGGCACGATACGATTCCGCTCGCTCTTGGCGATGCGGTCTGGGCGAAATACAAGCTGGGCGAGGTGTTCAAGATCGACGATCCCGAAACCAAGGCACCTGCTGTCCGCAATCCCTATTACCTCAAGCCGGGCGCGTTGCCCTTCCAGGAAGCGGCATTGTCCAGGTTGATTGACGCCGGCGTCCGGGTCGCTGCGTGCGATCTGGCGCTGACGTTCCGCAGCATGATGATCGCGAAGAAGATGGGACTGGAGCCGGCTGCCGTGAAACAGGAGTGGATGGACGCGTTGCACCCGGGCATCAAGGTCCTTCCCTCCGGCGTGTTCGCCTGCCACGCAGCGCAGGCCAGGGGTTTCACCTACATGTTCGCCGGTTGACGATGGGTTCGGCGCTTCGCGTGTGGTCGCGAGGCGCCGACGGTCGCGGCATCCGCAGTTGCACGCAAGCACCGGCCCGGTCGTCCTGCCTTCCTTCATTCACATGCATCGCCCGAGCCTGATCGGACGCGTTCTCCTCACGGTGGCAACCGCGCTCATGAGCGCGGTTGCCTGCGCGCGACCCTCCATCGACGAACTGAAAGCCCGGGGCGTGCTCGACGACTACGAGAGCAATGTCGTATTCGGGTACAACATCGTGATGGACACGCCCCGTTACGCGCCCCGGTACTCCGGCAACCGGCTCAGTTGCACGAACTGCCATCTCGCCGGGGGCACGGCACCCGATGCCTTCCCGCTCAACGTGGCGGGTCTGTACCCGCGCTGGAGGGCCAAGAACGGCGTGCGCAACGGAATCGGCCTGCGCATCCGGGAATGCTTTCTCTATAGTCATAACGGCGTGATGCCTCCCGCGGACGCGCCCGAAGTGCTCGCAGTCGCCGCCTATGTGAACTATCTGTCGGAGGGCGAGGTGATCGGCAAGCCCCCCCGCAGCTGGGGCGTGCCCACGCTCACGGACACCGACCAGGATCCCAA
This region of Betaproteobacteria bacterium genomic DNA includes:
- a CDS encoding twin-arginine translocation signal domain-containing protein; this translates as MKETPFPENRREFLTLAAAAAAGLGATLPVASSAVHAAEASTELAADIARWFESVPGKHHQVTDWPELNHGMGLIYTLAFLISTPAGLGVSPADVGAVLVIRHDTIPLALGDAVWAKYKLGEVFKIDDPETKAPAVRNPYYLKPGALPFQEAALSRLIDAGVRVAACDLALTFRSMMIAKKMGLEPAAVKQEWMDALHPGIKVLPSGVFACHAAQARGFTYMFAG
- a CDS encoding c-type cytochrome, whose amino-acid sequence is MATALMSAVACARPSIDELKARGVLDDYESNVVFGYNIVMDTPRYAPRYSGNRLSCTNCHLAGGTAPDAFPLNVAGLYPRWRAKNGVRNGIGLRIRECFLYSHNGVMPPADAPEVLAVAAYVNYLSEGEVIGKPPRSWGVPTLTDTDQDPNPAMGETVYKRACAACHGPEGRGSSTVPPVWGPESYSAGAGMNNIEKAAAFIWANMPLGAGRSLTQQEALDVAAFLHLQLRPFDPREGRLKKLAERVVQWFRGGTGSGR